The genomic DNA TACGTCTTCAGGTGTAATAATCCTTGAAATGaatcagtgaagaagaaaaaaaacactctttggTTGAGCTGAACTCAACTCAACACTTCACAAGGTCATAAGCTGAAATGAGGGGTCCCAAGTAGAGCTGGCTTgattacagtaaacacacaagtATATGTGTTGCTTGCTACATTATACAAGTCCACATACATCAGGAAAGCCAACATAAATGCTACAATCtctatttaaaagaagaaaaataccgATTTGAACCACACACTAACAAAGTGTTCACTGTGCTCCAACAGGGACATAGTCAGTCTCCTTATGAGCCACCATAGAGCAGTGTGATCAGTAAACAGTCAGTTCCAAAGAGTAAACAGAGGCAGCTTTGTCACATTGTCCCTACTGTTGTAACGCAACAAATACACAATGAGAGACTCTAAGCAGGTACAGACAAGATCTGGGTATAACACAAGTGGCTATTTAAAGGTTTTTACGGTCAGCATTATAAGATTCTTCTTCTTGGAAACAACTGGCCTCATACTGCTAACGAACAGATCGGTTGTTAAGTGTGGAAATTTTCTCTTAAATTACACAATTTACAAGTCTTCCAGACCTGTCGTAGGAGTCATGTGACATTACAGTGTGACATCTGTTTTTATCCAAGTCTACTATTTTTCACTATTGGATAGTATATTTCCATACTTTTCAAGCAATTTTGAGCTAGAAAACCCTATAAAATACACTTATAATTCTGTTGACATAATTCTGTTTTACTCTGCAATTTGAATTAAAGGCTGAtataattcatattcatatagcCTAATAATATAACCATACATTTATATTGGCTATTGATGCTTTTGTATAACACTGCAATATTAATATGAACATCAAAAAAATCTGAGCCCCTCCCGTTGTCACGTTTATCATATGgaaccatttcttctttatttcaaagAGTATGGCCCTCTGGTGACATACCATTTACAGCActagtttttttccccaaattatTGTCTTTAGCAGGTCCCTTTAATCTGCTGATGACGCTGGTATAATGATAGACTTTCCTTTGTGGATCTCTGAAAGCAGGCCTTCAATATAGGACATATGGGGCAGAAAGCGTAGTCTTGAAATCCCTCATTTACACAGAGGTGTGCGTTGGTAATTTACACAGATATCTGAAGTTAGAAGTGTTTGCTGAATTGCAGACTCTCCCCACCGTATGAAATAAAGTCAGAGAAAGCTAAGAtaagaatatgaaaatgttcttgcatgaggtcAAGTGTACACGGTTTTGATCCCACAGGATTCTTGATTGACTTTAGGACatattatatgttgtttttaaatgctacaTATTAATGAGCatcagaaaacagtaaaaaagcgAAATGTTGCATCAATTTGCATATTTGCTTTGGATGAAATGCTACTTTATATTATACAACCAGCGTGCTGCATGCACCAAACTGAGTGCTGTTTTCTGTGATGGCAAGCCCAATATGTTTACACAAGATAAAGATAACTAAAGGCACGCTGAGCCCTAATAGCAAACATTGAGCCAGTAGAGCATGACGCAGAGCACTCCCTTACCTGGTGAAAGACCGGCTCCTTCCACTGCAAGTATACCTGCAAGCATAAACACGGATACTACTCAAGAGGATATAATGGATGATGTGCTTTCTTTACATTATGGTTCAAACGTAGTGATCATCATTAGAATGAAAATGGATACTCACCACAGTGACTGAGACACTGAAGATTAATAGTAACGCGATAGGAAATAAACTGATGCTGTTTTCTTGTTTGAAACACTCAtatctgggggaaaaaaaagaaacaattgtgtatattttacatgttcAGCTTGAATAAACACTAAGAATAGAGAGTGAGGTAATATGTGTAACCGTGGGGCGGTGCTGAACAAAACGAAGAGGAACGGCTTGTCACTAAAATAAGAATAGCTGGTCCACGTTAAAGGTCAGCTCACTTCAATAAGCAGGGGGCAAGCGTGACACGGGAACATTGGCAACCGTACACTGACGGTCGCCAATGTTAAGCGCACAACCTTTCAAACTGATTTAAGTTTCAAAAACTTCTTAATAAACATAATTCCTAGCATGTCAAGGAACTCTGAGGACTATGGGGGCTAgaacctgctcctcctcctgttaaAGTGCAGGTCTAGGTGTTTTAAGGGCTGCAGGAGCTGGGCCACATTGTTCCAGCCTTGCTTCACAGAGCGGACACCCACCAGCAAGCAGTtattttacagtcattttgGATTAGGACCTTCCTAAGACAAGGGTCCTAGGACTGCATCCATGTACCTTGTTAATGTGCGGGATCTAGGGCTGGGAGatatggattaaaaaaaaaaaaactctaggTCGATGGTGGCAAACCAGACACCCTGAAGAACAGCCTGTCGAACCCAGCGTCAACACCTCGCAATACAAAATTTGAATTAAAGGCTGAtataattcatattcatatagcCTAATAATATAaccatacatttatatatttttagaggTCTCAGAAACTTGCCCTctaaaaatccaaaataagTCTTCCATCCTACTTGAAGAACCCAGCCTGCTGATATGTCTGCCTCACTTCCCCGGTGACCTTCTTTGTCCAGAGAGTGGAGCTCTCTGCTGCAAAAAACTCCCTGTGCTGAGGGGTCGCACCCCTCTGAAAATTAGCTGACCTTGTCAGTGGGGTAGTTAAATGGTAAATCGAACATCTCGGAACACTGAGTCATGGtagaaacaaaggaaaactgCCTGACAGGTGGTGCTGCTTTAGCCCTCGTGTTAAGCAGATGTCCTTGGGTTGACACAGCTCCACGTATTCTGGCGAGCATGGCATCCATCATTTTAGTGATCCAAGGCCCACAAGGTCTGATTCATAAATATAGAGTTTAGAATCAATAGTTCCTTTACATACGTACACTCTACAGCCACAACAAGACGATACACTACTTTCTTGGGATGGATCAAGTGAACAGTAAGGGATTCAGTGGTTCATTTTACAGCCACACACTCTTAATCTGTTCTCATTGACAGTCAGTCACTGCTTCAACAGCAACAATTCCAAAAGGTTGAGCCACTTACAGACAGTAGACAAAGACGCATGTACTGTAAATCATCGGCAACTCGTCCAGTAACTGCAAAATGagaatacaaagaaaacaaatgttaatatCACAAGGATTACGTTGTTTCCGCTTAATTTAACAGGGCAGCAAATGTTTGACCTCATGAATCCATTATGAATATTTCCCAAGGCAACAACGAGTGTGATTCATCaagaatttaattaaaaaagacaagattCTGTTGATTTTTATCAAACACTGTAGCTCACCTGCATCTCATATAGCAGCGTCATGTGGAAGCACCAGGAACCAACACCAACAGCTGGGCGATGCACAGACAACCACACAGAACATTACATTTCTGTCCGTCAGAACATTCTCAAGTGTACGCAATACGATTGATGGCACCAGCTGAAAATACTGCAAAACTGCATATTCTACTGTCAATAACTACGACACGTAAACCAAGAGCTAATGAAATGTGTGCTTTCAACGGACTAACCTGCCAGTCCGAGGAAAGAGCAGACGTAGCGGAATTCAAGGCCGTCTCTGAACGTCTGGATGGCCCCATAAATGGGAGGAAGAATCATAATCAGGTTGCTGACAGTGTTCCCTGTTTAAAAAGACAACGGAGACAAATTAGAGCCAGGCGAGATTTGAACGCCTCTGTATTACCATCTCTGAGATTGGGTGTCATGACAGCAGTAAGAGTTCAGTGAGACATGCTGTGTAACATGTTGTGATTATTATATACGCAAGCATAAATTACTATAttgtactgtaatatatatatatatatatacagtatattgtaatTACAGTCTTCTAACTTTCTCTTTATTGTTGTTCACACCAAAGAGCAAACCTGAATCTTATTCATAGAGTTGGGTGAATTATGGGTACAGGTGATTtgataactgtgtgtgttgtttcagtGGCAGTctttagcacacacacatacttttagttttaaatgaCGAGTCTAATGTAGATAACTGTGTGTAGTTATTTGCAAAAAGTTTGTGTCCAAATTTCAACTTAGTGTACAGCAAAAAAATTGCTTACGGTTGAGCAAAGCTGGTAAAAAGTTAGACTACTTGAGTTAGTGCTTTCCATGATGTGCCACAAGTaccagtttttgtgttttggcaaTTGCAAAAAGTATTTTGGAAACTAATACTGCCACTCTGCCAGTGCTTGCTCGTACTGATACAGACTCTTTATCTGCAGGTGTCTGATAAAAGCCAACAAGTCGTTGCCAGAgtccattttaaaatgtgtggaCTTTGGTTACTGATAATATATGCACACACCCTAAGAATACTAAAATGTATGCGAGTGTTTTTGTTGTCACATTTCAATGACAACTGCAAACATCTGAATGCTATGAGACGCCTGTCCCCCTGTGTGAGAGACTCTTCATGAACCCcttttctgtgtgtctgctttcTCCCGTCACCATGTGCTGATGTAGAGATAACGCACAAAAGCACAATTCAAAATGAGGATTAAAATCACGCCGGTGTTTCTGGTCTTTTCCACGTGAACAATGCCACATTCCGGCAATTGTAACCTGAATCGACGTTGAAATGCCAAACAATTATTCCGCGGCAGAAAACAACTCTTTAGCCGGGGCCGTGTGTGTCATTTGTGCAAACAAAAAGCTTCAACTGTCAGTTGCCTTGATATGCGGCTTTCAAACCAATGCTTGTGttcaaaaacaatgaaataaatgaacacagtGTGCTGGATAGAGTAGGCCCACAACATGTGCTCCACAACGTTTTGGCCTTGAGTACAACCTATTAGGACAATAAAATGAAGTGTACCACTACAAATGGGTGGCATGGAGCAAATACACAGAAGATAAAAGAGCAATAATATAACTAAACTCTGACCCACTTGGCTACAGTTTACCTTGGACTAGCCGTTGCATCACTTAGCAACAGCAAATGAAAGTTGCCCAACATAAGTTAAAATTGTACTAAAAAAGAGTTAAATTCTACAATGAATCTGTGAGGTAGCCTACATGAATTCTGCCCAAAATAATAGTATTTCTATCttgatgccattttttttttggttgaaaaaggCTTTGTTTTTTAGTAGTTAttaattcatacaaaaacattgtaaaGAGGATCAATCTTATGAATCGgtgttgtgaatgtgtgtccaTTGTACAGTAGTTTGGCTCAATGCATGTGTCACTGACTGCATATTATAAGATGAAGCCTCTTAAGCCatttctgcaaaaataaaaacctgctgaCATAGTAGTTCTTAGAACAGCTGACTAGATAATGATTGAGGAACCAGTTTTGTTTAATCAAGACAAAGCATTGAGTTGTATGTGGTATGAAGGACATGTTTTTAACAAGTTTCAAGTATGTATGACGACTTGAAATACGAATAAGTGCCAATGTGGAATAATGCAATGTTAAGCTTTAACGTGATAACGTTTGCTAACACGGAATAACAGACAGTAAAGCAGTATGCAAAACAGCCACTGAACAGGCTGACTGGACAGCTTTTATTCTTCCTCGTTAGCTCCTTAGGCAAAATGGCTAACACTATACCAACCCACCGTCCTACCACAGAGTCTAAACCAGCCACTCATTCACCGTTTCCCAGTGGAAGAATCTGAAATGCCGTTTTAACTTACAAAATTCTGCGATGTAAAAAGTGGCGACATAATTCTCTTCGCACCAGTCCAGCGTTGAGGTCGGCCGGCCCCAGTATCCCTGCCTGTCTGCCGAGGGAGCcatgatgaggaggaagaggaggaggctgtggGTGCTAACGGGTTTGTAGTCCCATCACCACAgctccagcctcctcctcctcctcctccatagTCCATCATTCTGAATGCAGATTATGGGTTATAGGCTActactttttaaacaaatgtaaatgctTCATTTGATATTATCAATCAACCTTGTGTAGCGTGCTACTGGAGTTCAAAATTAACATTTGAACAACCCTGAATTGATGAACCCTACATTTCACTTCATAGATATATATTTGcacaattttaaaaacttttaacttatccttaacatttctttttaacttattCTCTATTCACACTTAAACTGCTGCTAGCCCTTCTACTGTACTCTAAttgttgaatgttaatgttatatgttatattgttataatgtcatagtgCTACAgagatatatgtttttttttttgtttgtttgtttttaaattgttgtatgttaatgttactttttatatgttttattgtcatagtGTTATagagttttatgttatttttgttatatgtaTGACGTCTACTGCGTAGATGAATGATGCTTGCCAAGTCGTAAGAATTTTGCTGTGCTGAAGCAATTTGGTACatgcaataataaacacactttgactttgactttgatcaATCAACCTTGTGTAGCGTGCTACTGGAGTTCAAAATGAACATTTGAACAAccctcaattcaattcagtttattttgtataacccagaatcacaaattacaaatttgcctcagagggctttacaatctgtacacatgttacatcctctgtccttccctcacattcacaggaaaaactccccttaTTCTACACATtgtactatgacctttttttgacatattattctatgacttttttcagacatatcatgacatactgtactatgactttttcagaaaatattaaTTACATGTCTAAGACAGGGATTTtggtcaattcaattcaattcaatttattttatatatccCAAAATCATAAATtccaaatttgcctcagagggctttacaatctgtgcacatgttacatcctctgtccttccctcacatcggcacaggaaaaactcccctaaaaaacccctttaacagggagaaaaaaggaagaaacctctgggagagcgacagaggagggatccttctcccaggatggacagaatgcaatagatgtcatgtgtacagaatgagcagaaTGAAATACGCTTTATGTTTCTTGTGTGATGTTTATAGCACGTTTCCTGGTGATGTTCATTACCATCATGATTAGTATAAGTGCATTACACAAAACATCCCTAAAGTAGCCTATTTAATTACAAACTGAAAAggcttaaacaggccctattatgctatttttcggatgtatatttttatctcaagttacagttacaacatgtttacatgcgttaatgctcataatccgccttgtttttctcatcctggctgtcctgcagcacctcttctcaccatCTCTCTAAAATGCTccagcgcttgctcctccctccagaaagcaaagtctgctctgattggtcagctagcctgctttgttgtgattggtcaacgcttcacatttccaaaaactcttcctctggagctccctctccctcttttgttgtttgagggcgggccaaactagccagaaggagtcgtttccgtaacattatgacctcatagaGTTAcagaaatgaaggagagagttcaatggagctgtttcaggtagctcaggagcagtgattctaaggaggagggtaactccttttaggcgtgggcttcaggttttacactctacggaccttttacatgtacaaaaatataaataacacactaaagaagagggaaaaagtggaaaagcattaTAGTGCCACTTCAATGTTCGTTTTTTGTCCTGTGTACATTACCGTTTATGGCAAGCCAGGAGGTTAGGTTTAAGACTGTAGCTTATAAAGTACATCACACTACACAGCCAGCTCCTCTATTTCTCCACAGCTCCACAGAGTCGCCATTAAAGAGCATTTAACATCAACAGctcctatcttatcttatcttaagtatTTCTCCAAGTAATGCAGCTCGAGTAAAAGCATTGTAATCACCAGGTTTAGGACATTCATTATGTAATATTAACGGTATAATTTCTAGGGAAAGAAATGTCTACTTTATTACATACACTCAACCTCTTCCCACGGTACAACTGAGgttaatttactttttgttttaggCACTCACTGGAATGGTGGAAATTTCTTACATCACAAAACTTATCTCAAAATCATAAAAGTAAAGACATTTCTAATAAAGCATCaagcataataaaaaaaatatattgctgAAAATTTTGCCtctgaatattatttttgaagCAAGATAAAGGCCGAGATCTGTTAACTTCAAGTCTTCCACAGTTCccccttttttacattttatagttaATATAACTATTATATATGTCCGCTAGGTGGTGTGATATACAAAAAAAGGCCCAATGATGCAACAATACAGAATA from Anoplopoma fimbria isolate UVic2021 breed Golden Eagle Sablefish chromosome 24, Afim_UVic_2022, whole genome shotgun sequence includes the following:
- the acer3 gene encoding alkaline ceramidase 3; protein product: MAPSADRQGYWGRPTSTLDWCEENYVATFYIAEFWNTVSNLIMILPPIYGAIQTFRDGLEFRYVCSFLGLAAVGVGSWCFHMTLLYEMQLLDELPMIYSTCVFVYCLYECFKQENSISLFPIALLLIFSVSVTVVYLQWKEPVFHQVMYGALVACLVMRSIFIVTWVYPWLRPLCYTSLGVFLLGFLLWNIDNIFCDTLRTSRQRLPPGVGVITQFHAWWHIFTGLGSYLHILLSLQIRSTYLKHRPNVKFLCGVWPTLHIDPQKTS